Proteins found in one Dasypus novemcinctus isolate mDasNov1 unplaced genomic scaffold, mDasNov1.1.hap2 scaffold_107, whole genome shotgun sequence genomic segment:
- the LOC131277484 gene encoding olfactory receptor 7C1-like has translation METENQTSGLEFILLGLSENTEVQPLLFGMFLSMYLVTFIGNLLIILAIILDSHLHTPMYFFLANLSLTDIYFTSTMVPKMLLNIQTGNKIITFENCFTQMYFFMLFVQLDNSFLTAMAYDRFLAICHPLHYTVIMNPWLCGLLLLASWLLSVLDSLLHDLMVLQLSFCTETEMPHFFCELNQVVRHACSDTFLNDLVMYFAGGLLGIIPFTGIFFSYYKIVSSILRISTAHGKYKAFSTCGSHLSVVTLFYGTGLGVYLSSAATQNSRANAIASVMYTVVTPMLNPFIYSLRNKDIKQAFKKLGNILS, from the coding sequence atggaaacagaaaaccaaacatctggtttagaattcatcctcctggggctctcagaaaatacagaggtgcagcccctcctctttgggatgttcctgtccatgtacctggtcaccttcattggcaacctgctcatcatcctggccatcatcttggactcccatctccacacacccatgtacttcttcctcgcCAACCTGTCTCTTACTGATATCTATTTCACCTCCACAATGgtaccaaagatgctgctgaacatccagacaggcaacaaaatcattacttttgaaaactgtttcacccagatgtattttttcatgctttttgtacaactagataactccttcttgactgcaatggcctatgaccgctttctggccatctgtcaccccctgcactacacagtcatcatgaacccctggctctgtggcctcctgctgttagcatcctggttattgagtgttttggactctcttttgcatgacttaatggttttgcaattgtctttttgtacagagacggaaatgccccactttttctgtgaacttaatcaggtagtcagacatgcttgttctgacaccttcctcaatgaccttgtgatgtattttgcaggtggacttctggggATTATACCAttcactgggatctttttctcttactataaaattgtatcctcaattttgagaatctcaacagctcatggtaaatataaagcattttctacttgtgggtctcacctctcagtagtgaccttgttttatggtacaggtcttggagtgtatcttagctctgctgctacccaaaactcaagggcaaatgcaatagcctcagtgatgtataCAGTGGTCAcacccatgttgaacccctttatttacagtcttagaaacaaggacataaagcaggcctttaaaaagctgggaaacattctgtct